A genomic stretch from Pelodiscus sinensis isolate JC-2024 unplaced genomic scaffold, ASM4963464v1 ctg73, whole genome shotgun sequence includes:
- the APOC2 gene encoding apolipoprotein C-II, whose amino-acid sequence MRRMELRMAVVFVLLLLSCAEAASYRLQKREAQDSFSQIQEVAKNYWEQLNSVVQGWLDRVRSWDIYDKTTSAAGTYTDILKDQFYHWWQGEQ is encoded by the exons ATGAGGCGAATGGAGCTGAGAATGGCAGTGGTCTTTGTCCTGTTGCTGCTGTCCTGTGCTG AGGCTGCCAGTTACCGACTGCAGAAGCGTGAGGCTCAGGACTCATTCTCTCAGATCCAGGAAGTTGCCAAGAATTACTGGGAGCAGCTGAATTCAgtggtgcagggctggctggacagGGTCAGATCCTG GGACATCTATGACAAAACCACGTCGGCTGCGGGGACCTACACAGACATCCTGAAGGACCAGTTTTACCACTGGTGGCAGGGGGAGCAGTGA